One segment of Babesia bigemina genome assembly Bbig001, chromosome : II DNA contains the following:
- a CDS encoding 26S proteasome non-ATPase regulatory subunit 3, putative, translating into MAADEQKAPAAAASSLPCDAFRELLAHSTALLEAAVARADGRYVVRLMRHFKTLRSLLKNYAASTLPVLRQAIAVYAHGSPGCSLASLALELLSEDVVMAPAKEGEVNVRVHLTVAPVLGIEEYLAKNTNLDETKILLLTLALIYLMDTAQIAEAMRLAEDFAKYVLDFNKRSIDRLAAKVYFYYSRVFELGGRLPETRTLLMSAYRKACLHHEPMTEAVTLNCVMRYLVQHRLYSAAATLLSKTSFPDNLSSNAQYARYLFYYGKILAVQLEYSEAYNKLMQALRKAPQADKTAFGFKLAATKMTIIVALLMGDVPSKSTFTNPQMKGSLAAYEKVVIAVMNGDLAAFSNVCDNYRAQFEKDGTLFLIARLRHNVIKGGLRKITLAYSRIPIEKVAQKLGINSIEDTECIIAKAIHDGIIDATIHHDEKYMQSKANVNIYASDQPMRAFHKRINFCLKLHANAIQAMRYPDEPDIAKNTTPSDVIDEEQIAAVGGRRTPVMTWQIVEEEGLGDGDIL; encoded by the exons ATGGCAGCAGATGAACAGAAAGCGCCCGCCGCGGCAGCGTCGAGCCTGCCCTGCGATGCGTTCCGCGAACTGCTCGCGCACAGTACCGCGCTGCTCgaggccgccgtcgccaggGCCGACGGGCGCTACGTGGTCAGGCTGATGCGCCACTTCAagacgctgcgcagcctgcTCAAGAACTACGCGGcgtccacgctgcccgtcCTCAGACAGGCCATCGCGGTGTACGCCCACGGCTCGCCCGGCTGCAGCCTCGCGTCGCTCGCGCTCGAGCTGCTCAGTGAGGACGTGGTCATGGCGCCGGCCAAGGAAGGCGAGGTCAACGTGAGGGTGCACCTCACCGTGGCACCCGTGCTGGGCATCGAGGAGTACCTCGCCAAAAACACGAACCTCGACGAAACCAAGATACTGCTGCTCACGCTGGCGCTCATATATTTGATGGACACGGCGCAGATTGCGGAAGCGATGCGTCTTGCCGAGGATTTCGCGAAGTACGTGCTGGACTTCAACAAGAGGTCGATCGACCGCCTGGCCGCGAAGGTCTACTTCTACTACTCCCGCGTGTTCGAGCTGGGTGGGCGGCTGCCGGAAACCAGGACGCTGCTCATGAGCGCCTACCGGAAGGCGTGCCTGCACCACGAGCCCATGACGGAGGCGGTGACCCTGAACTGCGTCATGCGCTACCTCGTGCAGCACCGGCTCTACTCCGCCGCCGCGACGCTCCTGAGCAAGACCTCGTTCCCCGACAACCTCAGCTCCAACGCCCAGTACGCGAGATACCTCTTCTACTACGGGAAGATACTGGCGGTGCAGCTGGAGTACTCGGAGGCGTATAACAAGCTgatgcaggcgctgcggaaGGCGCCGCAGGCGGACAAGACGGCGTTCGGGTTCAAGCTGGCGGCGACGAAAATgaccatcatcgtcgcgcTGCTCATGGGCGACGTGCCCAGCAAGAGCACCTTCACGAACCCGCAGATGAAGGGCAGCCTGGCGGCGTACGAAAAGGTGGTCATCGCCGTCATGAACGGCGACCTTGCGGCGTTCTCTAACGTGTGCGACAACTACAGGGCGCAGTTCGAGAAGGACGGCACACTCTTCCTAATCGCACGACTAAGGCACAACGTCATCAAGGGCGGCCTGCGGAAAATCACCCTCGCGTACTCGCGCATCCCCATCGAAAAGGTCGCGCAGAAGTTGGGCATCAACTCCATAGAGGACACGGAATGCATCATCGCCAAGGCGATACACGACGGCATCATCGATGCCACCATCCACCACGACGAGAAGTACATGCAGTCGAAG GCAAACGTCAACATTTACGCCAGCGACCAGCCCATGAGGGCGTTCCACAAGCGCATCAACTTCTGCCTGAAGCTGCACGCCAATGCCATACAG GCGATGCGGTACCCGGACGAGCCGGATATCGCCAAAAACACGACGCCGAGTGACGTCATTGACGAGGAACAGATTGCAGCGGTAGGTGGTAGGCGCACGCCAGTCATGACGTGGCAGATCGTTGAGGAAGAAGGGCTCGGGGACGGAGACATACTCTAA
- a CDS encoding vacuolar ATP synthase subunit d, putative: MELAFFNANYGYLEGVVRGYRSTFLSPMDYKKMKMAENLDDLRTILEATDYGPVFYDEHGAMNSSMIAKKCNEKLANDFAYLRQQSDGELATFLEFVAREKMIDNLIALLQGVSNKKSPEELMDRIDPIGWFQGIETLMDADLCQSGEDLHRIILCDTPIGKYFEKCLPSLSMGKGNSVLDPSSIALLKSFLKRAWIEDFYYFVTSLGGTTAQVMGHILRTEADFRDLALTLNCVNLSNGSPVVQDRNKLYTSIGYLYPYGTERLCKAYNEATLQQALASYPKYARLYEVCKMSLNRGDSRLTKFDTSERSLEDHFYAESAQLSEECFEQQLHFGIFYAWVKLKQQEIRNIAWIADMILLKRPEQFARVIPVFQPRI; this comes from the exons ATGGAGCTCGCCTTTTTTAACGCTAACTATGGCTACCTGGAGGGCGTGGTCAGAGGCTACCGTTCCACCTTTTTGAGTCCAATGGACTACAAAAAGATGAAAATGGCGGAGAACCTCGACGACCTGCGTACCATCCTGGAGGCCACCGATTACGGCCCGGTGTTCTACGACGAGCACGGGGCCATGAATTCGTCCATGATTGCTAAAAAGTGCAACGAGAAGCTGGCGAACGACTTCGC GTACCTGCGACAGCAGTCGGACGGCGAGCTCGCCACGTTCCTGGAGTTCGTAGC GAGGGAGAAGATGATCGACAACCTCATCGCACTGCTGCAGGGGGTCAGCAACAAGAAGTCGCCCGAGGAGCTCATGGATCGTATTGACCCCATCGGGTGGTTCCAGGGCATCGAGACGCTCATGGACGCCGACCTGTGCCAGTCTGGAGAGGACCTGCATCGCATCATACTTTGTGACACCCCAATAG GGAAGTACTTCGAGAAGTGCCTGCCTAGCCTGTCCATGGGAAAGGGCAACTCAGTGTTGGACCCGTCGTCAATAGCGCTGCTGAAGAGCTTCCTCAAGCGGGCGTGGATAGAGGACTTCTACTACTTCGTCACCTCTCTGGGCGGCACCACCGCGCAGGTCATGGGCCACATCCTCCGCACGGAGGCGGACTTCAGGGACCTGGCGCTCACGCTCAACTGCGTCAACCTGAGCAACGGCAGCCCGGTCGTGCAGGACCGCAACAAGCTCTACACCAGCATCGGCTACCTCTACCCCTACGGCACCGAGCGCCTGTGCAAGGCCTACAACGAGGCGACACTCCAGCAGGCGCTCGCCAGCTACCCCAAGTACGCAAGGCTGTATGAGGTGTGCAAGATGTCGCTCAACAGG GGCGACAGCAGGCTCACCAAGTTCGACACCAGCGAGCGCTCCCTGGAGGACCACTTCTACGCGGAGAGCGCGCAGCTCTCCGAGGAGTGCttcgagcagcagctgcacttCGGCATCTTCTACGCCTGGGTCAAGCTCAAGCAGCAGGAGATCCGCAACATCGCGTGGATCGCCGACATGATACTGCTGAAGCGGCCGGAGCAGTTCGCCAGGGTCATCCCCGTGTTCCAACCTCGGATTTGA